The nucleotide sequence GGATGTCATCAAGGACCTCGAGTGTGGGGTGAGTGGGGACAGAACAACACTGAATAGGAGGAGCTTTGGTGGTCACCTTGAAGGTTGGGGTGAGTCTTCCCCACCACAGCCCAacacaggagttcaaggtcacccttgtcTACAGGGTGAACTAGAAGCCACCCTGGGGACTTGAGACTGTAGCTCGTAAAACAAAAAGGGCTGAGcacagtggcatacacctttagtcccagcacttgggaggcagaggcaggcggatctctctgagttcgaggccaaacaaatgcagcataaacaatgtaacacacctttacacagttaagtACTAttctgcagcagaaacaaatgtagcacatctttgcctagttaaaacaAGGGACTCCCTCCTGCTGTGTCTGCTCACTCGGTCCTCTCCCCTGTGCAGACATCACAGGCCCCATCATCCTTCAAACCTACCGAGCCATTGCTGATTATGAGAAGAGTTCCCGCACGGAGATGACTGTGGCTACCGGAGATGTGGTGGATGTCGTGGAGAAAGGCGAGAGCGGTCAGCACCCCCACCCGCCATCTGGGGTGATGCACGCTTGAGTTCCATGCAGAGGCCCTAGCAGCCTTTGGCCTCCAGCTCAGGCCAATCCCATGCCTGGGTTGTAGTTAGGGGTGCTGTCCCACCTGCACATGGCGAAGGGCTCTGAGCTCGAGTCCCCGGGTTTAGGGATGTAGCTGAATATGTGCATCCGGTATTCCCTTCTGTGTTCCCACCACCCTCATGGCTGAAGGCTGCCGGGCACCATCCCTCACTCGTCTCTCTGTGCTCATGACATAGGCTGGTGGTTTTGCCAGATGAAGACAAAGAGAGGCTGGGTCCCCGCATCCTATTTGGAGCCCCTTGACAGTCCCGATGAGGCAGAGGACCCGGATCCCAACTACGCAGGTGCTCCCTGCCCTCTGAGGCAATATGAGGTGTGggatgaaggagaggaaggggtacGGGGACATGAAGaagccagcatttctctgtttttagCTTGGTAATGTTGGTCAGAAAAATAGGAGGCAGAGAGGGCCAGGGAGGAGCAGACATCTGGGACCGTGCGAGCAAGGTGGAGGCTGGTACAAGGTACAAGAGATGGGGAACAGAAAGCTGAACTCAGGCTGGGAAGTCTGAGTCCTGGGGGGAATGTCATCATCGCCCAAGGGAGAAGCTGGCAATTCCAGGGCTTAAATGGCCTCTACTGCGTTTGAAAGCAGAATTGTTTAGTCATGCTTAAAGATTGTGAAATTCCACTTGGGTGTGGTGAGGCACACCTGTTACCTCAGCTACTCAGGAGGTTCATGCAGGAGATGCTCAAGTCTAAGGCTGCACAGGCAGGCTGCAGAGCATGGCCCAGTCAGCAACATGGGGACGCCCTGCTACAAAAATATtgtagaatccccagtgaggggctggggtgtggctcagtggtagagcccctgcctggaatcccacagtgagggctggggtgtggttcaccAGTGGAGTTCTTTCGCTGCATGTTGCAAACCTTTGGTCCCTTCCTTACACTGTTTAATCTTTAAAAACCTAGAGAGGAGCCAGGTGGAAGTGGtgaaccctttaatcccagcactcaggaggcagaggcaggtggatctctgagtttgaggccagcctggtccacaaactaattccaggatagctgggactgttacacagagaaaccttgtctcgaaacagacaaacaaacaaacaaaaacctagagaGGGAGACCTAGGAAAAGATCTGAGGGGACAAAGGAGGGACTTTGTGTGCTGTGGTGGTGGCTGAACAGTTGGAAGAAGCCTAGCAcctggggaggagggagcagagcGCTGGGAGCTGAGTAAACTCTCACCTCACTGGGTGCACCCTCCGTGGACCAGGTGAACCATATGTAACTATCAAAGCCTACACCGCTGTGGAAGAGGATGAGGTGTCCCTGTTGGAGGGTGAAGCCATTGAGGTCATTCATAAGCTTCTGGATGGCTGGTGGGTGATCAGGTAGGAGATCCCTCTCCCCCTGCACACATCTACCTGACTGGGTCCGGGGGACCTCACTTGGGCTCTGAACTAACTTGACAAAGGAAATCAAACAAAAGCCaaatcaagaaggaaaaatgACAGAGTCTCTTAAAGGTGTCACAACACACAATGTCAGGATCCACACCTGACTTCCTGCCCAGACTCAGAAGGgcgggttgggggggggggggacgggacaCTTCTGTCGCTACAGATAAGGAAACAGGCTGGCCCTTTTGGGTGTGAATGTTTGAAGTATCTTAGCCTGCATTGGTCCCCATGGCTGAGGCACTCTGAAGCCCTCCAGCTCTGTGAGCACACCCCCTTGACTGCCTGAGTCTCCAGTGTGGCCCATCTTGCAGGAAAGGAGACGTCACTGGCTACTTCCCATCCATGTATCTGCAGAAGGCTGGGGAGGAGATTACCCAGGCCCAGAGGCAGATCAGAGGCCGTGGGGCACCTCCGCGCAGGTGAGAGAgccgcccctcccccactgccacgACTGGGCAGGCCTGAGGGAGGGCCACAGGGTCCTGGCAGGTAGGTACCTATCAGGTTTAGTGCTATGCCTTCACCGGTGCTGGATGTGGCAGGCACGGATGGAGAGGAAGGTAGGAGCAAGGTAGTGAGGAGCTCGCTGATGCTTAGAGGCCTTTGGGATGGTCAGTGAGGCCTGGGAAGTCCCAAAGTAAGGACATGTTGATGGCCAGAGCAGGTGTGGGCAACAGGCCTGGGCTCTGGGACAGGAAAAGATCTGGGATACCCACAGCTCTTGCAGATTTTCATGCCTGCACTCCATTTGCTAAATATAGGCTTAGGACCTGAAGGGGTGCCACAGTCCCTCTGCACCCACTTGCTGAGGTTAGACTTAGGATTTCAGGGTGCCATCGCCTCTCCTCACCCTTTCTCAGGCCAGGCTTGGGATCCCAGGGACCCCGCGTGCCGGGGACAGGGATTCCGGGCCATTGACTCCTCCATCCTGCTTGCCAGGTCGACCATCCGAAATGCACAGAGCATCCACCAGCGTTCTCAGAAGCGCCTCACCCAGGACGCCTACCGCCGGAACAGTGTCCGATTCCTGCAGCAGCACCGTCGCCCAGCACGACCTGGGCCGCAGAGTGCGCAAGGCACAAAGAGTGAGTGCCGGAAGAGGACGGGGCCAGGGCTGGAGGACGGGACCAACTAGTAACCCTAGGTCGACTAGACTTAACGGGGTTGGGTGGGGTGGATGGCGCGTTACTGTCTGCTTAGGGCTGGGAAGCAGAGCTTCTAATGGTCCTGACATTCCGGTAGACAATCCGTCGACTCAGCACAGCAAGGCGCAGCCCGCAGTGCCCCCGAGACCCAGCGCGGACCTCATCCTGCACCGCTGCACAGAGAGCACGAAGCGGAAGCTGGCGTCTGCCCTGTGAGGGCGCTGCAGCCTCTAGAAGGCGTCCCATTCCTATCCCTGTATATACTTGTATATAGCTGTGACCAGAGGTTCCTCCCTTGCCTTAATAAATGTTGTTTGCAGTGAACTGAGACTCTGTATTCAAGGacgggactggggtattgcttcGCTCCAGGGCTATTGCTAGGGGGCAGTGAGCGCCGCTGGAGTAGTTGCAGGATCAGAGAAAGGTCTGGTTGCATGCTGCTTTAGTCTTGGCCAAGAAGAAGTTTGCAGCAGGCCAAGTGCTTTAGTGAGGCCCTgagacagcagttctcaacccacAGGAGTCGCCTAGGGCAACGGGGAAACACAGATATGTGCAttacgattcacaacagtagcaaagttacagttatgaagcagcaatgaaaattttatggttggggtgcCCACGATATGAGGAGCGAttaagggtcgcagcattaggaaggttgagaagcactgccctaGGGTCTGTGGACGGCTTTCAGCTAACCCATCCCCTGCATCCTATAATCGGATGTGTCTGTGGTCCGGCATCTGGGAGGTCAAGGCAGAggctcatgtctgtaatttcagAACCAAGAGGCAAGGAAAATGCTGCCAGGTTCAAAGTCGGTCTGGACCGCGTAGTGAATTTGAGATCatgcgagaccctgtctcaaaccacttCACCCTAAGGTGTAATCTTAGCATAGAGGGTCCTGGGGGCTATGACAGAAAGCAGAGGTTCATTTGTGGACAGTACCCACCACGGTCATTGCTTTCATGTCCCTAAGACTTCGCGACAGGTGGTTCCTTTCCCAAATGCAAAGAAACTGTGCTGGTTAGTCTTCCATCAACTTAACCAAACCAAGCTGAAAGAAGGGATCTctatggagaaaatgcctccatggggctggagagaaggctcagcagttaagagcactgactgcttttccacaggacccgggttcaattcccagcatccacatgacagctcacacctgtctgtaactcagttccaggggatccaataaccctcacacaaacatatatgcaggcaaaacaccaattattattattattttttttttttttggtttttcgagacagggtttctctgtggttttggagcctgtcctggaactagctcttatagaccaggctggtctcgaactcacagagatccgcctgcctctgcctcccaagtgctgggattaaaggcgtgcgccaccaccgcctggctcaaaacaccaattattgaaaaataatttataaaagagaaaatgcctccataaaaccAAGCTGTAAAGCTGGGTATagtagtacacacttttaatcccaggaggcagaggcaggtggatttctgtgagttcaaggccagcctggtctacagatcgagttccaggacaggctacagagagaaaccctgtcttgaaaaaacaaaaaccaccaggtggtggtggcacacacctttaatcccagcacttgtgaggcagaggcaggtgaatttctgtacattcaaggctagcttggtctacaagagctagttccaggacaggctccaaaactacagagaaaccctgcctagaaaaagacctctcgggctggagagatggctcagaggttaagagcattgcctgctcttccaaaggtcttgagttcaatccccagcaaccacatggtggctcacaaccatctgtaatggggtctggtgccctcttctggcctgcaggcatacacacagacagaatattgtatacataataaataaataaatattaaaaaaaaaaacctctccaggccgggcggtggtggcacctttaatcccagcactcgggaggcagaggcaggcggatctctgtgagttagagaccagcctggtctacaagagctagttccaggacaggctccaaaaccacagagaaaccctgtctcgaaaaaccaaaaagacctctccccctccaaaaaaggaaaacacaagaaaacaacaacaacaaaaagctgtaaggcattttcttaattggtgattgatgtgggagggccaaatccatggtggtgccatccctgggctggtgatggTCCTGGTTCTATAAAAAGCTGGCTAAGGAAGCCaagaggaacaagccagtaagcagcatctctccatgacctctgcatcagttcctgccttcaggttgcTGCCTGGATTTCTGTTGGTATTGAATAATGATTTGGAgccaaaccctttccttcccaacttgcttttggtcatggcgttttgTCATAGTGATAGAAACACTAACTGTAAGATTTTGGCCTGAGTTGAGACCCTGGCAGGTCCCAGAGCTGGTGGGGGTCCGTGGGCGGGAAACAGAATCATGCATCATGCAGAAGGAGCTTGGAGAGTATGAAGTTTCATTTAGGAAGAGGATATTGGGAGggtaaagggaaggaagggagatatacgggggggggggggggggaagaaggggtggataggcagagagcagcctcttaggaagaagggaggggataAAGAGGCCAAGGGAGCTTGCctcagtggggagggagggagaaagagagacagagatatctGATGTCCCCTTCTGACTTCCAAGGGCTATTGCACCCATGTGctgaacatacacacactcaggcacacataatACTgcttaaaaacacaaagcaaaaaaaaatacaatatgaaatactttcttcacttttcttcttGAAAAACAGGTCTTACTGTATCACAATCTGtccttgatccttctgcctcaggcttCTGACTGCCGGGATtccaattttgttgttttttcccccTAAGCTAAAGTCCTGATTAAATGACTCCTCTTTGGACAGGtatgcactcgtgtgtgtgtgtgtgtgtgtgtgtgtgtgtgtgtgtgtgtgcgcgcgcgcgcgcgtgcatacatgcacagcacacacacgtgcacacatgaattcatgtgtgCTGATTCAGGATCTCATGCAGGTCAGGTAACCTCAAATCCCCTAGGTGGTAGAAGATGACCTTGAGACCCTGATCACCCTGTCcccacctctgagtgctggaattccagCGGTGCGCATCCCCCTCCATTTGGTTTTCTGCATTTCTGATCTTGCTGATGCTGCCTTGTACCAGCCTTAGTGTCTCCGGCCAAAGGCCTGTGTGTGCAGGGAAGCCCTAGAGAGAGCTGCCAGCCAGTCAGACATCACCGCCTGCTGGCCGTCTGTCTTCCTGAGTGTGCATACAGTACGGGGCTTACTCCAGTGTCCTTGGGCTTGAAATCCAGAGACACAAGTCCACAGCCCAGGGGATGTTGGCAGTTTCCTTAGGGTAAATCCataggaaggaggcagaggctatTTGGGGCCTCACTAGCGCAGGCCTATGAACACATAGTTTTTTGAACAGCTTCTcttttgtcgagacagggtttctctgtgtagccctggaactcactcagtagaccagaactcagaaacccacctgcccTTACCTCCCAAGtgtgagattacaggtgtgtgctacgaTGCCTAGCTAGCTGGACCACATTGTATGTGTACTGTATGAACTGGATTCACTCTAGTTAGGTGGGTGTGTCCTTCTGGGATGGATTTATCTGGGCCACTTCTCCTTATCCTTTGACTGATGGACATCAATACCTGATctgaagaaacagcagcaaatcAAGAACCAGCTCCCCGTGGGaatggagggatggctcagtgagtaaaggcgcttgctgccaagcccaatggtctgagttcaacccctgggacTCATGTAGTAGGAGAACTGActttcacaagttgtcctctgaccccccacGTGTGCGCTGTGACACAAACGCACAGCCTACCCACATAAGcacatacaaaacaaatacatgttaaaaaacaaaacaaaagagtgcCCAAGCCAGTTCCTTCCCCATTTATCCTGCCACACAACTCCGTAGTCAGGCCATTGCCATAGTTACTGAAGAACTATGTTCCTGCCCATAGTCCATCCTCACCCACAGTGGAAGTGCCTGTCAGCCCCCACAGGGTCCCACATCACAGTCCACGGTAGAGAAGGATTCTGGAGCAGACACCATGGAgtgttcctgtaatcccagctctttggaggctgaggcaagagggtctGGTCTCTagttcagcctggtctgcatCATGAAGTTCTGTCttaaaagaggaggagggagaaggacagagaaaggaaggatggaggagagaagatggactaagagaaaggaagaaggcaatgacGGCCTTGAAGCCTCAACTTACCTGTCTGTTAAATCCTTGTTAGTTACTCTGATCTTCTCCAGGCACAGGAAATCTAGAATATGGGACAGTGTCTCCAGACAATTGTCCTTAAACTCAGGAGCTTACTAGACCACAGGTCACAAGCTGCTAAAATGGCGAGACACCCGTATGTGCGaaacacccctccacacacacacatctttcagTGGGTTTATTACAAACTGTATTACGTGAAAGAACCACACAGGGGCGGTCAGGAACAAAGGCACCAAACACCGGAAACACCTCAGTTATGTTGAACCCCTTCAAATGCCATCTGAACAGGTGTGATATGCAAACTAGGGTTACAATTCAAAGAGGGACTTTCATCCCATTGAACCGGGAGGTTTTAACAGTCGGTTGCTCTCATCTCACAACCTCTTAGGCCTGGGACAGTCTAGGTCTCCACACAATGGGGGGACAGGGGAGCAGCGGCCATATTTCCACTCCTTCTGTATCTCTTCCAGCACTTTCTCTGGGGTCTCGATACTGAtacacgtagcccaggctgatggcaaagtcaaactcagatcctcctgcctcgaccttcccagtactgggatgtCAGGCCCCGGCCCTCTCCTCCCTCAGGTTGCTACCTGTGCCGAGCCCCACTGCGCCTCCTTCTTGCTCAGCTTCATGATGGAGAAGAGCTGCTCGCAGATGTGGGTGCTGCTGAACATGGACAGCATCTTGGCACAGTGGAGCCTGTATCTGGGGTAGCTGCTCCAGAGGTGCTTGTAGAAGTCCGGGACGCCCACCTTGTCGTACTTGGTCCTGAGCGCCGTGTTGCACTGCAGGTCGATTACCTCCATCTGGAGCTCCTCAGGCACGCTGTCAATCTGGACGGAGAAGGGGGAGCTCAGCAGCGTGAGCTCCTTCTCCCAGGCCTTGAAATCCGCCAGCCGCCTCTGGAACTCGGTTTTGAGTTCCGCGATCTTGGGTAGGTAGTTAAGTCCATCACTCTCACTCTGGGAAACTGACTTCAGCGTGGGGAAGTGGGCTAAGTTGTTGCTGGCCAGGTGTGTCTCCCAGAGGCACAGTTTTGTTAGGAAGGCCCGGATGAAGTCATACATCTGTGTCACCATCTGTGAATGGCCTTGGAGGGAGGCGTCCAGCGTGTTGAGGTGTGTCGTCATGTCCACTAGGAAGGCCAAGTCCAGGATCCAGTCCTGGGAGCTGAGCTGGGGCATGGGTTTGCCCCTGGAAGACATGAACAAGTCTATTTCCTCCAGGGATTCGAAAAACCTCCTGAGGACCAGCCCCCGGCCCAGCCACTTGAGAGATGTGTGGTACAGCAGGCTACCGTATTGGCTGTCCAGCTCGTAGAGCAGCGTTGTGAAGTCACCGTGGTTCATGCCACGGGAGCAGATACAGTTCACTGAGTCCACCACCACGTCCATGACGTGGCCCATTCGTAACTTCTGGGAGCACAGCCACTCGGGGTGGATGATACAGCACACGGACTTGAGGTCAGCCCCCTTGCAACATGAGGCCGCCCTGGCTCTGAGCTTCGTCACCAGCCCACTGTTGGCGTCCACCATGGCCGGGGAGCCAGTGGAGGCCACGCTCACCAGCTTGGACCAGTCAATACTGAACTTCTTGAGACTATTCTCTACACAGAGAAGGATCTCATTTCCGGATTTGGCACCTGTCATGGGCACAGTGTCCAAAAGCTCCTCGGCCACGTCAAAGTTGTCATCTACGCCGCGGATGAAGATGGCCAGCTGGGTGGTGTCGTTGATATCTGTAATCTCATCGATGGCAATGGAGTACGCCACAAACGACCGGATCTTCTGTCGGACTGTCTTCCATATGTTCCCGGCCAGGTCTTCCACGGGCGGTGCCACGGGGTTCGCAGGTGGACTTGTGCTGGAGAACGCTTGCTCGGGGCACACGATGTCCGAGGCCCCCACGAGGTACTTCTGCAGCCCCGCTTTCAGTTCTTGCAGCTTCTCGTCCCGCGCCTGCCCCGAGTACTGGTCATAGTGCCGGCTGTGGTTGGTCTGGTAGTGGCGGCGCAGGTTGTATTCCTTGGACACTGACACGCTCTGCTTGCAGAGCAGACACGTGGGGATGTTCTGCACCTCCACGAAGAAATATGCTCGCTCCCACTTTTCTTGAAACACTCGGCCTTCCTGGTCTATCTTCCGTTTTCCCACTTTACAGAGACAAGGAAAGGTGATTTCGCAACTCCCTATTCCTTACCCCgttttcttgtatttttgagaGAGGGTATCTTGATACCTcctcagctggcctcaaactcactaggcAGCCAAGAACTAGGTAGGAGACCTTGAATTTTGATCCTCTAGCTTCCACTTCCTGAACGTGAGATTATTggcaagtgccaccatgcccagcctctttCTGAATCTCtccatatagccctggctgtcctggaagtcactctgtagaccaggctggtctcaaactcggagagatccgcctgcctctgcctcccgagtgctgggattaaggcgtgcgccaccatcgcccagctttctctggttttttttgagactgcCTTaatctgtagctcaggctggccttgaactcctagcaggactcttgcctcagtttcccggGTACTGAGATCACAGCTGTGTGCCACCTTACCTAACTTCCCAAGAGAGATTTGAAATATTAAAGTAGGGACCAAGCAGAGGCGATATATGACTTAACCTGCTGTCCATCTCAAAAGACCCAGGgtaaggccaggcagtggtggtgcatgtctctaatcctagcacttgggaggcagaggcaagcgatttctgtgagttcgaggccagcctggtctacatagagagctccaggacaggctccaaagctacgcagagaaaccttgtctcaaaaaaaccaaaaccaaaactaaaacaaaaataaacaaaggtaaGTGGAGCAGTTACTGATAACACAAATATGAATTTTATCTTAAGAAAATGTAGTGGGGTAACCAGGTGTAGTGGtcatagtggcgcacgcctttaatcttactactcgggaggcagagcaaggtggatctcagtgagttcgaggtcagcctggtctaagatctctcagagtgagtaccaggacaaaggaaccctgtcttgaaaaaccaaaaagaaagaaagaaagagagaaagaaagaaagaaagaaagaaagaaagaaagaaaaagaaatcgtAGTTGGGGCCAGGgtgtgatagagcacttgccgaCTATGCTTGAAGCCTTGGCTCTGATATCCAACACCaaataaaaccaggcatggtgtcatGAGTGTGAatctagaacttgggaggtggaagcaggaggattgctgtgagtctgaagccagcctgaactacacagtgagttctaggctagtccGGGACTGCAGGAATGAGATGTCTCCCAACACctaagagctgggtgtggtgatgcacacctataatccctgcacccagaa is from Microtus pennsylvanicus isolate mMicPen1 chromosome 1, mMicPen1.hap1, whole genome shotgun sequence and encodes:
- the LOC142852594 gene encoding general transcription factor II-I repeat domain-containing protein 2-like isoform X3; this translates as MHIRRRRGDTSAPRTPAGGLAEAAPQRTGSGRPPWGCFGHSRKADLLESKHKGKKRKEKRTKKNLIKKEKRRVKRPLGRRHRRLNLPLRARSRRLTGAAAHAQPRLQSPGAARTAGPSGAMAQVAVPTVPTGDESSDSRMVVTFLMSALESMCKELAKSKAEVACIAVYEAEVYVVGTDRGCAFVNARQDFQKDFAQHCQGEGLTEEKPLCPENGEAQLLRKAVEDHFSLCYRKALGTTATVPVPYEQMLQDKTAVLVQGLPEGLAFQHPDSYSPETLRWILENKAGISFVINRPFRGAGSQLGSLGMPTDAERLALPPNDSCGPISVKTEPMEDSGTSPKAAAVLVKTESEDPNYYQCDVQGFFFSLQETSVLPPAVKSEGWSCHLQTFSFQESTPLVSSETNEDPKADVKMEDNEKERLSGIEKIKQLREQVNYLFSRKFGEAIGVDFPVKVPYRKITFNPGCVVIDGMPPGVVFKAPGYLEISSMRRILDAADFIKFTVVRPLPGLELSNVGKRKIDQEGRVFQEKWERAYFFVEVQNIPTCLLCKQSVSVSKEYNLRRHYQTNHSRHYDQYSGQARDEKLQELKAGLQKYLVGASDIVCPEQAFSSTSPPANPVAPPVEDLAGNIWKTVRQKIRSFVAYSIAIDEITDINDTTQLAIFIRGVDDNFDVAEELLDTVPMTGAKSGNEILLCVENSLKKFSIDWSKLVSVASTGSPAMVDANSGLVTKLRARAASCCKGADLKSVCCIIHPEWLCSQKLRMGHVMDVVVDSVNCICSRGMNHGDFTTLLYELDSQYGSLLYHTSLKWLGRGLVLRRFFESLEEIDLFMSSRGKPMPQLSSQDWILDLAFLVDMTTHLNTLDASLQGHSQMVTQMYDFIRAFLTKLCLWETHLASNNLAHFPTLKSVSQSESDGLNYLPKIAELKTEFQRRLADFKAWEKELTLLSSPFSVQIDSVPEELQMEVIDLQCNTALRTKYDKVGVPDFYKHLWSSYPRYRLHCAKMLSMFSSTHICEQLFSIMKLSKKEAQWGSAQVAT
- the Ncf1 gene encoding neutrophil cytosol factor 1; this encodes MGDTFIRHIALLGFEKRFAPSQHYVYMFLVKWQDLSEKVVYRKFTEIYEFHKTLKEMFPIEAGEIHSENRVIPHLPAPRWFDGQRAAESRQGTLTEYFNALMGLPVKISRCPHLLDFFKVRPDDLKLPSDSQVKKPETYLIAKDAKNNVADITGPIILQTYRAIADYEKSSRTEMTVATGDVVDVVEKGESGWWFCQMKTKRGWVPASYLEPLDSPDEAEDPDPNYAGEPYVTIKAYTAVEEDEVSLLEGEAIEVIHKLLDGWWVIRKGDVTGYFPSMYLQKAGEEITQAQRQIRGRGAPPRRSTIRNAQSIHQRSQKRLTQDAYRRNSVRFLQQHRRPARPGPQSAQGTKNNPSTQHSKAQPAVPPRPSADLILHRCTESTKRKLASAL
- the LOC142852594 gene encoding general transcription factor II-I repeat domain-containing protein 2-like isoform X4, with translation MHIRRRRGDTSAPRTPAGGLAEAAPQRTGSGRPPWGCFGHSRKADLLESKHKGKKRKEKRTKKNLIKKEKRRVKRPLGRRHRRLNLPLRARSRRLTGAAAHAQPRLQSPGAARTAGPSGAMAQVAVPTVPTGDESSDSRMVVTFLMSALESMCKELAKSKAEVACIAVYEAEVYVVGTDRGCAFVNARQDFQKDFAQHCQGEGLTEEKPLCPENGEAQLLRKAVEDHFSLCYRKALGTTATVPVPYEQMLQDKTAVLVQGLPEGLAFQHPDSYSPETLRWILENKAGISFVINRPFRGAGSQLGSLGMPTDAERLALPPNDSCGPISVKTEPMEDSGTSPKAAAVLVKTESEDPNYYQCDVQGNERSSTSSEVRGMELPSAESTPLVSSETNEDPKADVKMEDNEKERLSGIEKIKQLREQVNYLFSRKFGEAIGVDFPVKVPYRKITFNPGCVVIDGMPPGVVFKAPGYLEISSMRRILDAADFIKFTVVRPLPGLELSNVGKRKIDQEGRVFQEKWERAYFFVEVQNIPTCLLCKQSVSVSKEYNLRRHYQTNHSRHYDQYSGQARDEKLQELKAGLQKYLVGASDIVCPEQAFSSTSPPANPVAPPVEDLAGNIWKTVRQKIRSFVAYSIAIDEITDINDTTQLAIFIRGVDDNFDVAEELLDTVPMTGAKSGNEILLCVENSLKKFSIDWSKLVSVASTGSPAMVDANSGLVTKLRARAASCCKGADLKSVCCIIHPEWLCSQKLRMGHVMDVVVDSVNCICSRGMNHGDFTTLLYELDSQYGSLLYHTSLKWLGRGLVLRRFFESLEEIDLFMSSRGKPMPQLSSQDWILDLAFLVDMTTHLNTLDASLQGHSQMVTQMYDFIRAFLTKLCLWETHLASNNLAHFPTLKSVSQSESDGLNYLPKIAELKTEFQRRLADFKAWEKELTLLSSPFSVQIDSVPEELQMEVIDLQCNTALRTKYDKVGVPDFYKHLWSSYPRYRLHCAKMLSMFSSTHICEQLFSIMKLSKKEAQWGSAQVAT